TGGTGATCCGGGCGCTTCTCGGCCCATAGGCGACGACCATGAAGTTATTTCACCGCGCATCCACACATGGTGATCGTATCGCATTCCGCACGCCAGACGCGGATCGCACCTACGACGAACTCGTGATCGCAGCGGAAGAAATCGCGGCGATGCTGCTTAACGGCGATGCTGACCTCGCGGAGGCGCGTATCGCCTTCCTCGCGCCGGCGGGCTTCGACTACGCGGCGGCGCAATGGGGCATATGGCGCGCCGGCGGCGTCGCCGTGCCGCTGAGTCTGTCCGCGACCCCGCCCGAGCTGGCGTATACCCTGAGTGATTCTGGCGCCTCGGTCCTCCTGGCGTCCGCTTCCCACGCGGCGTCGCTTGTATCGGTGGCCGCGGCGGCCGGCATCCCGCTCCTCACCATCGAATCCGCCGCCGGCACGGTGCGTCGCGCGCTGCCGGCGCTCGGCCCGGAGCGCCGCGCGCTGATGCTCTACACGAGCGGGACGACAAACAAGCCCAAAGGGGTGCTCACCACCCACGCGAATGTGGAGGCGCAGATAACGACCCTGATCGAGGCGTGGCGCTGGCGCGCGGACGACCGGATCCCCCTCTTTCTCCCCCTGCACCACATCCACGGGATCATCAACGTCCAGTCATGCGCTTTGTGGGCCGGCGCCCTCATCGAACCCTTTCCGAAGTTTGATCTATCCACCCTCCTCCCCCGGGTGGCGGTGGGCGCCTACACCGTATTCATGGCGGTGCCGACGATCTATGTGAAGCTCATCGAACACCTGGATGCCCTGTCGGAAACGGAGCGTGGGCCCGTGGTGGCGGGCTTCGGGCGGATGCGGCTGATGGTGTCGGGCTCGGCGGCGTTGCCGGCGAGTGTACACGAAGCCTGGACGCGGCTCACCGGCCAGAAGCTGCTGGAGCGGTACGGGATGACCGAGATCGGGATGGGGCTGTCAAACCCGTACGAGGGTGAGCGCCGGCCCGGGATGGTGGGCCAGCCCCTGCCCGGTGTCGAAGTGCGGCTCAAGGCCGAAAACGGCGCGATCATCACTACCGAAGGCGAGCCCGGCGAGATCCTGGTGCGCGGGCCGTCGGTCTTCCAGTCCTACTGGAATCGCCCGGAGGCCACGGCCGAGTCGTTTGAGGAGGGCTGGTTTCGGACGGGCGACATGGCGGTGGTGGAGGACGGTTACTACCGGATCATGGGCCGGCTGTCGGTGGATATCATTAAAAGCGGCGGCTACAAGCTCTCGGCTCTGGAAATCGAGGCTGTCTTGTTGGAGCATCCGTCCATACGCGAATGCGCCGTGGTAGGCATTCCGGACGCCACCTGGGGCGAAGCGGTATCCGCCGCCGTCGTGCTGGCGCCGGGCGAATTGCTTACGCTGGAGGATTTGCGCGCCTGGTGTGGGGATCGGCTGTCGAGTTACAAACGGCCGAGCCGGCTGCTGGTCGTGGGTGATCTGCCCCGGAATGCGATGGGGAAGGTGACGAAGCCGGCGGTGGTGGCCTTATTCAGGTAAGCATAGGGAAGTGACCAGGTCATCCAGGTGTCCGGCGAGCGCTTCCGTGAGGCGCCGGCGTTCGTAGGGAGCGCGGGTGGTCGCATCCCCCTGTGGGAGCGTGCCATTCATCCAGCCGCGCACCAGCATCGCGATGGCCTCGGCGATGGCGGGCACATTTTCCGGATCGACGGTGAGGGCGGCCGCGTCGCGGCTCAGCACATCGCGCGCGGCGCCATCCGGCACGAGCCCGAGGATTGGCTTCCGGGTGCCGAGGTATTCGTAGAGCTTGCTGGTTGAAATCTGCGCCTGCCCGGGCCCGGACCCCACCGTGAGCCACAGGATATCGGCTGCCACCACATGGCGTATGGCCTCGGGGTGTGTTTTGTAGCCCGTGGCGGTGACGATGGGGCCAAGCCCGAGGGATGCGATGAGGGCCGGGACGTACGCCGGCAGCAGACCGACGAAGTAGGCCTCCACCACATCTCGCCATTCCGGATGCCGATCGAGGACCCGGGCCAGGGCCTGGAGAAAGAAGTCGGGCTTCTGCCTGTCATAAAACACGCCGCTATATACAAACCGGCATCGTCTGTCCGTTCGTGCGGCACCGTCCTCCGTTCCGTGAGGTGGGTGAAAATCAGCGGCGTCGAATCCCTGGGGGAGCACGGTGAAGGCTTCGGGCGTAACGACGCCGGCGTGTCGGCCAAGCATCGCCGCGCGGATACGGTCGTTGATCGTAAAGATCGCGCCGGCGGCGGTCAAAGCGCGGCGTTCGAGGTGGAGGTGAGCGGCGCGGTGAAGCGCGGTCGGGTACACATGCCGGGGGTTGCCGACCCAGTCATCCCTGAAATCCAATGCCAGGGGGAGATGTGCCTCGGCGGCCAGGCGCTGGCCTATGAGCGCGGCGGTGTAGGGTGGCGCCGTGGCCAGGATGGCATCGAACGGCCGTTCGGCGAGTACGGCCCTGCCGCGGCGGAGGGCGGCCGGCATCCACCCGATTTTGTTGTCCGGCACGAACAGCCAGTGGCTGAGTGCGGCCAGTTTTCGGCGGGAGGATTCAGCGGGCAGGGCGACCTGTCGGGACCTGCCAAAGAGGCGCGTTGGGTCCAGGCTGGTAGTTCGATGGATCGGGATGCCGCGCTGCATCAGTTCGTCGAGCAGCGAGGCGTCGTAGGCGAAGTAGCCGGCGGGGTCGATCGTGAGGACTTCCGGCTGCCAGCCGAATTCGGGCAGGTACTTGACGAATCGCGCGATGCGTTGCACGCCGCTGAGCCCCATCGGCGGGAAATAGTAGGCAACGATCAACACCCGGCGGTCGGCGCGCGGCATCAGGCGTGGGACATACGGTTGGAGAAGCAGGTTCGGGGCGTTAGTTTACGGAGGAACGGCAGGGATTGCTATCGCCACAGGGTTAATTTGGACAAGCACATGGAGAATATCGGGACGATCGTGCTCGCGACGGGCGCGCTGGGCGCCGCGGCATTTGGGATTGTAGAGGCGTTGAAGTGGACGCGGATGGTCGGGCTCATCGGCTACAGCCGGCTGGTCTATCTTCTGGGCCCGATCTGGGGGACGCTCGAGCGCGCCTACGGATCGGCGTACGAGGAAGTCCTCTCGGGCCAGTACCGCGGGGATCACCGCGAGTTGGTGCGCATGATCCGGCAGGGCGTACGGATAGGGCTCACGGCGGACAACGCGCCGCGCGTGGCCGGCTTCCTGGGAGTCGTGGAAGGGGCCGATCTGGCGCAGGCCGCGGCCCGCCTCGGGGACGCCGAGACGATGTCGAAGGAGCACCAGCTCGTGCTCGGACGGTATGAACTGGCCGTGGATGCCCGGATCGAGTCCGCTCTGGCGATGGCTCAGAGCCAGTACGCCGGCAAGATGCGGACGCTCGCTTCCTTCATCGCCCTCGGAATCGGCGGCGGAGTAGGTATCTACCTTTCCGAGCCATTTCTGGGGTTGATGATCGGGATCGCTGCTGTGCCGCTGGCGCCCATCGCCAAGGATCTGGTCAGCGCACTCCAGGCCGCCACGATGGCATTAAAGAGGCCCGTATGACGTATGTCCTGGATTTTCGAGGCGCGAACGTCGGCGGCCCCGTGTTGCCGGGCCAGCTGGTCGAGGGCCGGCTGAGCGCGTTGCAGATGGCCGGGGACGTGACCTTCCTGCTGCACGGGTTTAACGTGGATCGGGCAGAGGGGAAGGCGACGCTCAAGCGTTTCGCCGAACATCTGACGATGGTCCCCCATCACGCTCTGGTGGCTACGTTGTGGCCGGGCGACCACTGGGCCGGCGCCTTCAGTTATAGCGCCGAGGGGCGCGATGCGGATGACACGGCGCTGGAGCTGGCGAAGTTTATCTATACCTACTTACGCAAAAGCACCCGCGTGTCATTCGCCACGCACAGCCTGGGCGCTCGGGTGGCGTTGCAGGTGATTAAGCTCCTAAAACCGTACGGTTATACGTTTGCGCAGGCCTGCCTGATGGCGGCGGCCGTGGACGACTTTAGTCTTGGCGATCCATCGCAATTTCGCGATGCGGCACGCGGCGCGCAGCGGGTGGCGGTGCTCGCGTCGCGGCAGGATCTGGTGCTCAGATACGCCTATCCCGCCGGCGACCTGTTTCAGTCCTGGCGTTTCATGGGGCAGGAAAATTCGGGTCAGGCCCTGGGCTATCACGGCCCGCGGACGCGGGGCAGCCATGCGCCACCCGGCCAGGTGCTGCATACCCAGATTGCGGATCCCCGGAATGCCAGCCATAGCGATTATCTCCCCGGTCCCCGCGCCACCCCGAATCAGCGCGCGGCGATGCAATTTGTGAACGACGCGTTGTCGGGGCGGTCGTCACCCCGGTACCCGTGAAGTGGTTACAGGTTGGCAGGTTACAGGTTGGCAGGTTACGGGTTGGCAGGTTACAGGTTGGCAGGTTACAGGTTGGCAGGTTACGGGTTGGTAGGGCGGAGCGACATCCCTTCGTACCCAATATTACAATCGAATCAGCTGTTTCGGGCTATTGGCGAGGGACTCGGCGGACGTCGGCCCCAGGAGCGCCATATCTTCGATGCGGACGCCGAATCGGCCGGCGAGGTAGATGCCGGGCTCGATGGTGATGACGGCGCCTTCGGGCAGGACGTCCTCGGTCCGAAACGAGACGCTTGGCCATTCGTGGATCTGGAGGCCGACACCGTGGCCCAGGCTGTGGGCGAAGTGAGGTCCGTAGCCTCCCTCCGAGATCACTTCGCGGGCGATGGCGTCCAGCATTTTTCCGGTCATGCCCGCGTGGGCGGCCTCGAGGGCGCGAAGGTGTGCATCCAGGACGATATCGTAAACACGGACCGCCTCGTCCTCGGGTGTGCCGATCGCCACCGTGCGGGTCATGTCTGAGGCATAACCATCTACAAAACACCCCATATCCAGCACGACCAGATCCCCCACTTCCAGCGCTCGGCTGGTAGGCCGCGCGTGCGGCAGCGCGCCATTGGGACCAGACGCCACGATCGGTTCGAACGACATGGCCGAGGCGCCGCGTCGCAGGTGCTGGTAAACGATTTCGGCGGCGAGCTCGTGCTCCGTCATCCTTGGGGCGATAAAGGCCAGGATATCCTCAAAGACCGCATCCGTCACGGCCTGCGCGCGGCGTATGGCGCCAACCTCATCCGATGTTTTGACGGCCACTATGTTCTGAAGCAAGCCGGCCACGGGCACCCATTCGAGCCCCTTGAGGCCCTCCTGGAGCTGATCGAAGAGGTCGAGGGTGAGGTGATCGCTCTGCACGATGACCCGCGTGGCGCCGGCCAGGAGCGCGGCCCCGCTGGCGAAGTCGACCAGGCCGCGGGGGGCGATATGGACGGTGGCTCCGGCCACCTCACGGCTCACTTGTTCGGCGTATCGTCCGTCGGTGACAAAGTGCGCCGTGTCACGAAGGACGATGAGCAGCCCGTTGGAGCCCGTGAATCCGCAGGTCCAGCGGATATTGGGCAGGAACGTGATCAGGGCGGCGTCCGCGCCGTGGTCAGGAAAAAGTGAACGGATGGAGTCGAGACGTTCTTGCATGGTGGGAAGCGGTGATCACCGGCGCGGCCGGCGGAAAAAAAATCCGCCCGAAGGAAGTTGACTCCTACGGGCGGATTCCTGTTCATGGTTCACAAATCGTCGAGCATCGGGGGTGCCTCCGGTCGAAACCGGATAAATCCGCGAATTTCGTACGTTTTGCCCCACCTATCAAACGCGCGTGCTGTAGTTGGGGGCTTCTTTTGTGATGAGAACATCATGGGGATGGCTTTCACGCAAACCCGATGCCGTGATACGGATCATCTGAGCGCGTTCGTACATGTCCTGCAGCGTGGGACAACCACAATACCCCATGGCGGCGCGGAGGCCGCCGACCATCTGGTACACGACTTCGTTCAGCATGCCGCCGTACGGTACTCTCCCTTCGATACCCTCCGGAACCAGCTTCTTGATGTCGTCCTCGACATCCTGGAAATACCGGTCCTTGCTCCCGTCTTGCATGGCGCTGAGGGAGCCCATGCCGCGGTAGCTTTTGTATTTGCGTCCTTCGTAGAGGATGGTCTCGCCGGGGCTTTCTTCTACGCGGGCGAAGAGGCCGCCGATCATGACGCAGTTGGCGCCGGCGGCGATGGCCTTCGCGATGTCGCCTGTCTGCTTGATGCCCCCATCGGCGATGACCGGGATGCCGCGAGCCCGCGCGACGCGGGCACAGTCCATGATAGCCGTCAACTGCGGCACGCCGACGCCGGCGACGACGCGTGTGGTGCAGATCGACCCGGGCCCGATGCCCACCTTCACGGCCGCGACGCCGCGGTCGATGAGGTCCAGCGTAGCCTCGGCGGTGGCGACGTTGCCGGCGATGACCTCGAGGTCACCAAAGCGCGCCAGGATGGCCGAAACGGTGTTCAACACGTGCAACGAGTGCCCGTGGGCGGTATCCACAATGACGAAGTCGACCCCTGCCTCCTTCAGGGCGGCAACGCGCTCCATCACCCCGCTGGAGACCCCGACGGCGGCGCCCACGCGGAGCCGGCCGTGTTCGTCCTTGCAGGCGAAGGGAAACTGGCGCTTCTTCTCGATGTCCTTGAAGGTGATGAGCCCTTTCAAGTAGCCGTCGCGGTCGATGACGGGGAGCTTTTCGATTTTGTGTTGCTGGAGGAGCGCTTCGGCTTCTTCGAGTGTCGTGCCGGCGGGGGCTGTCACGAGGCCCTTGCGCGTCATCACGTCGGACAGGAGGATGCCTGGCTCGTGGACAAAGCGGAGGTCGCGGTTGGTCGCAATACCGACGAGGCGATTGCTGGCATCCACCACCGGGATGCCGCCGATCGAGTACCGCGCCATGAGGCTACGCGCGTTGGCGACAGTATCCTCGGGGTGCAGGGTGATCGGGTCGAGGATCATGCCGCTCTCGGAACGTTTCACGCGGCGCACCATCGCGGCCTGTTCGTCGATCGTCATGTTCTTGTGCAGCACCCCCACCCCACCTTCGCGCGCCATCGCGATGGCCATCTCGTGTTCGGTGACCGTGTCCATGGCCGCTGAGAGCAGCGGCACATTCAGGCGTATCTTTGGCGTGAGCTGGGTTTGTGTGTTGGCTTCGCGGGGCATGATATCCGATCGGCCGGGCACGAGCAGCACGTCGTCGTACGTCAGGCCGAAACCCCGGATTTTCGAGCCGGCAAGCGCGCCGTCTCCTTCTATTTCGAGGCGGTTATCCATGTCCTTATATCAGTTTGACGAGGCGTTTGAGTTTTTTGACTTCATGCGGCTGGAGCCGGCGCCACTTGCCACGGCGCACCCCGTCGGACGTAAGGCCGGCGTAGTTGACACGTTCCAGGTGTTCGACTTCGTGGCCCATCACTTCAAGCATCCGGCGAATCTGGCGATTGCGGCCTTCGTGGAGCCGGATGCCAATTTCGTGTTTGTTGTCCGGCGAGCTGTACCGCGCATCGTCCACCTGGGCGAGCCCATCGTCCAGCATCACGCCCGTGACGAGTTGTTCGAGCTGGTTGGGCTTGATGGCGGCGGTGGTGCGGACCGCGTACAGCTTGTCGATCTGGTAACTCGGGTGCATCAGGCGGTGGGCTAGTTCACCGTCGTTTGTGATCAGCAGCACGCCGACTGTATGCCGGTCGAGCCGACCAACGGGATAAAGATGGAGGGATTCTTTTTCGGGGATTTCGATCAGATCCATGACGGACGAACGGCCTTTTTCGTCCTGGTTCGTGGTGATGACGTTACCCGGTTTGTTGAGCAGGAAATAATCGAGCGCTCGGGGCGTCAGCCGCATGCCGTTAACTTCCACGGTG
This DNA window, taken from Rhodothermales bacterium, encodes the following:
- a CDS encoding aminopeptidase P family protein, producing the protein MQERLDSIRSLFPDHGADAALITFLPNIRWTCGFTGSNGLLIVLRDTAHFVTDGRYAEQVSREVAGATVHIAPRGLVDFASGAALLAGATRVIVQSDHLTLDLFDQLQEGLKGLEWVPVAGLLQNIVAVKTSDEVGAIRRAQAVTDAVFEDILAFIAPRMTEHELAAEIVYQHLRRGASAMSFEPIVASGPNGALPHARPTSRALEVGDLVVLDMGCFVDGYASDMTRTVAIGTPEDEAVRVYDIVLDAHLRALEAAHAGMTGKMLDAIAREVISEGGYGPHFAHSLGHGVGLQIHEWPSVSFRTEDVLPEGAVITIEPGIYLAGRFGVRIEDMALLGPTSAESLANSPKQLIRL
- a CDS encoding glycosyl transferase family 1 translates to MPRADRRVLIVAYYFPPMGLSGVQRIARFVKYLPEFGWQPEVLTIDPAGYFAYDASLLDELMQRGIPIHRTTSLDPTRLFGRSRQVALPAESSRRKLAALSHWLFVPDNKIGWMPAALRRGRAVLAERPFDAILATAPPYTAALIGQRLAAEAHLPLALDFRDDWVGNPRHVYPTALHRAAHLHLERRALTAAGAIFTINDRIRAAMLGRHAGVVTPEAFTVLPQGFDAADFHPPHGTEDGAARTDRRCRFVYSGVFYDRQKPDFFLQALARVLDRHPEWRDVVEAYFVGLLPAYVPALIASLGLGPIVTATGYKTHPEAIRHVVAADILWLTVGSGPGQAQISTSKLYEYLGTRKPILGLVPDGAARDVLSRDAAALTVDPENVPAIAEAIAMLVRGWMNGTLPQGDATTRAPYERRRLTEALAGHLDDLVTSLCLPE
- a CDS encoding pseudouridine synthase; amino-acid sequence: MKTPPSPRKRRSDDADEKPHRGIIKAGTNPRSGGRPSGSSSSETPRRGSGRGERPAGSSSPETPRRGSGGRPSGPPASETPRRSFGGRPSGAPASDTPRRTDGYRPKRKPGGGSPDPSQRKGGRTIAAPPPPENPLEPIRLNRYIAQAGICSRRKADELILEGRVLLNGVVTTEMGVRVNPGDTVEVNGMRLTPRALDYFLLNKPGNVITTNQDEKGRSSVMDLIEIPEKESLHLYPVGRLDRHTVGVLLITNDGELAHRLMHPSYQIDKLYAVRTTAAIKPNQLEQLVTGVMLDDGLAQVDDARYSSPDNKHEIGIRLHEGRNRQIRRMLEVMGHEVEHLERVNYAGLTSDGVRRGKWRRLQPHEVKKLKRLVKLI
- a CDS encoding acyl-CoA synthetase, with translation MKLFHRASTHGDRIAFRTPDADRTYDELVIAAEEIAAMLLNGDADLAEARIAFLAPAGFDYAAAQWGIWRAGGVAVPLSLSATPPELAYTLSDSGASVLLASASHAASLVSVAAAAGIPLLTIESAAGTVRRALPALGPERRALMLYTSGTTNKPKGVLTTHANVEAQITTLIEAWRWRADDRIPLFLPLHHIHGIINVQSCALWAGALIEPFPKFDLSTLLPRVAVGAYTVFMAVPTIYVKLIEHLDALSETERGPVVAGFGRMRLMVSGSAALPASVHEAWTRLTGQKLLERYGMTEIGMGLSNPYEGERRPGMVGQPLPGVEVRLKAENGAIITTEGEPGEILVRGPSVFQSYWNRPEATAESFEEGWFRTGDMAVVEDGYYRIMGRLSVDIIKSGGYKLSALEIEAVLLEHPSIRECAVVGIPDATWGEAVSAAVVLAPGELLTLEDLRAWCGDRLSSYKRPSRLLVVGDLPRNAMGKVTKPAVVALFR
- the guaB gene encoding IMP dehydrogenase encodes the protein MDNRLEIEGDGALAGSKIRGFGLTYDDVLLVPGRSDIMPREANTQTQLTPKIRLNVPLLSAAMDTVTEHEMAIAMAREGGVGVLHKNMTIDEQAAMVRRVKRSESGMILDPITLHPEDTVANARSLMARYSIGGIPVVDASNRLVGIATNRDLRFVHEPGILLSDVMTRKGLVTAPAGTTLEEAEALLQQHKIEKLPVIDRDGYLKGLITFKDIEKKRQFPFACKDEHGRLRVGAAVGVSSGVMERVAALKEAGVDFVIVDTAHGHSLHVLNTVSAILARFGDLEVIAGNVATAEATLDLIDRGVAAVKVGIGPGSICTTRVVAGVGVPQLTAIMDCARVARARGIPVIADGGIKQTGDIAKAIAAGANCVMIGGLFARVEESPGETILYEGRKYKSYRGMGSLSAMQDGSKDRYFQDVEDDIKKLVPEGIEGRVPYGGMLNEVVYQMVGGLRAAMGYCGCPTLQDMYERAQMIRITASGLRESHPHDVLITKEAPNYSTRV
- a CDS encoding alpha/beta hydrolase, with protein sequence MTYVLDFRGANVGGPVLPGQLVEGRLSALQMAGDVTFLLHGFNVDRAEGKATLKRFAEHLTMVPHHALVATLWPGDHWAGAFSYSAEGRDADDTALELAKFIYTYLRKSTRVSFATHSLGARVALQVIKLLKPYGYTFAQACLMAAAVDDFSLGDPSQFRDAARGAQRVAVLASRQDLVLRYAYPAGDLFQSWRFMGQENSGQALGYHGPRTRGSHAPPGQVLHTQIADPRNASHSDYLPGPRATPNQRAAMQFVNDALSGRSSPRYP